The proteins below come from a single Roseiflexus sp. RS-1 genomic window:
- a CDS encoding NUDIX hydrolase, whose product MTEPSPPRPWQCTAEIVAITSPWVRMVAERWIDDHGKELDYWRVERVPSVIVIPIWRGQVLLPHPQFRPGVARMTLDLPGGRVPTGATPLDSAPPIIRRELGIPPEAIVTLEPLNEQGWIINSSFSNQLLFGVIATINDDATIDHALISRSVACTAHEIAALINDLECLQCRAVLQEWMLRQIMTGVWTIR is encoded by the coding sequence ACCACCGCGCCCCTGGCAGTGCACCGCAGAGATTGTCGCCATCACATCGCCGTGGGTGCGGATGGTCGCCGAGCGCTGGATTGACGATCACGGCAAAGAACTGGACTACTGGCGCGTCGAGCGTGTGCCATCGGTGATTGTGATCCCGATCTGGCGTGGGCAGGTGCTGCTGCCGCATCCCCAGTTCCGCCCCGGCGTCGCGCGGATGACGCTCGATCTGCCAGGCGGGCGGGTTCCGACCGGGGCGACGCCACTCGACAGCGCACCACCGATCATCCGGCGCGAACTCGGCATTCCCCCAGAAGCGATTGTGACCCTGGAACCGCTCAATGAACAGGGGTGGATCATCAACAGTTCGTTCTCGAACCAGTTGCTGTTCGGCGTCATTGCCACGATCAACGATGACGCAACCATCGATCATGCGCTGATCTCTCGTTCTGTTGCCTGCACCGCGCACGAGATCGCAGCGCTGATCAACGACCTGGAGTGCCTGCAATGCCGCGCTGTGCTCCAGGAATGGATGCTGCGCCAGATCATGACAGGTGTATGGACAATCAGATGA